A genomic segment from Tolypothrix sp. NIES-4075 encodes:
- a CDS encoding ISAzo13 family transposase, protein MQLTDSLKSLYIKTSQKLKGSDRRQFMAEVVKGLGRGGQIIAERELGWNRRTIRKGIQELEHGMSIADSFKLRGRKRSEENLPFLLSDIVSIVDPQSQTDPTFNSIKLYTRLSAAEVRHQLIELKGYQNEELPSIEVIRQRLNQLGYGLKQVAKTKPIKEIPETGAIFKEVNRINQEADDDLATLRISMDAKVGIKVGEFDRGGKTRVPTVALDHDFSDCSTLTPYGIFLPQESELFLFFVQSKLTADCIVDLLEDWWLGVLDRFSHIRKIVINQDNGPENNSRRTQFMFRILEFAHKFQLKIQLAYYPPYHSKYNPVERAFGWLEQHWSGSLLDSVDTVIKFASTLTFKGKNPMVTLVERVYHTGVKLTLAAMAEVEKQIQRLPNLKQWFVEIFGSSA, encoded by the coding sequence ATCCAACTCACCGACAGCCTTAAATCCCTTTACATTAAAACATCTCAGAAATTAAAAGGAAGTGACCGACGACAATTTATGGCAGAAGTAGTTAAAGGTTTGGGACGAGGAGGACAAATAATCGCAGAGAGGGAATTAGGCTGGAATAGACGTACTATTCGTAAAGGGATCCAAGAATTAGAACATGGAATGTCGATTGCTGATTCATTTAAACTGAGGGGACGTAAGCGTAGTGAAGAAAATTTGCCTTTTTTACTATCGGACATAGTGTCAATTGTAGACCCACAGAGCCAAACAGACCCAACTTTCAATAGTATTAAGCTATATACTCGCCTTTCAGCAGCAGAGGTTCGTCATCAATTGATTGAACTAAAAGGATATCAAAATGAAGAACTACCTTCAATTGAGGTGATTCGACAACGATTAAACCAATTGGGTTATGGCTTAAAGCAGGTTGCTAAAACTAAGCCAATAAAAGAGATACCAGAAACTGGAGCTATCTTTAAAGAAGTTAATCGTATTAATCAGGAAGCTGATGATGACCTCGCGACGCTACGAATTTCTATGGATGCAAAGGTGGGGATAAAAGTTGGGGAATTTGACAGAGGAGGAAAAACTCGTGTACCTACTGTTGCGTTGGATCATGACTTTTCCGATTGCTCAACTTTAACTCCCTACGGGATTTTTTTACCTCAAGAGAGTGAGTTATTTTTATTTTTCGTTCAATCCAAACTGACTGCTGATTGTATTGTTGACCTACTCGAAGATTGGTGGTTAGGTGTTCTAGACCGATTTTCTCACATTCGTAAAATAGTTATCAACCAAGATAATGGACCAGAAAATAACTCTCGGCGAACTCAATTTATGTTTCGTATTCTTGAATTTGCCCACAAATTTCAACTGAAAATCCAATTAGCTTACTATCCGCCCTACCACAGTAAATACAACCCGGTTGAACGAGCTTTTGGATGGCTTGAACAACATTGGAGCGGTAGCTTACTAGATAGTGTTGATACTGTAATTAAGTTCGCTTCGACTCTAACTTTTAAAGGTAAAAATCCTATGGTTACTTTGGTTGAGCGAGTTTACCATACAGGAGTTAAACTAACTTTGGCAGCGATGGCGGAAGTTGAAAAACAAATTCAACGTTTACCAAACTTGAAGCAATGGTTTGTTGAAATATTTGGTAGCTCTGCCTAA
- a CDS encoding helix-turn-helix domain-containing protein: protein MCRVLKLEIKETQVELLELLRQQKTGFGKERIQALYLLKTRQVETVQHLAVVLGRGRITVQRWLRLYRDGGLNHLLEQRKSPGRTKTIPLEVRSLIKQELSEPEGFKSYEEVQTWLLASEGIKASYKVVHEVVRYKLKAKLKAPRPRSIKQHKGIEEDFKKNFRHG, encoded by the coding sequence ATGTGTCGGGTTCTTAAATTAGAGATAAAAGAAACGCAGGTAGAACTACTAGAGTTGTTGAGGCAGCAAAAAACTGGGTTTGGGAAAGAACGAATTCAAGCTTTGTATTTACTCAAAACTCGGCAAGTAGAAACGGTACAACACTTAGCAGTGGTACTGGGAAGAGGTCGGATAACGGTACAAAGATGGCTCCGGCTTTACAGAGATGGAGGATTAAACCACCTACTCGAACAAAGAAAGAGTCCGGGACGGACAAAAACCATACCACTTGAGGTGCGATCGCTAATTAAACAAGAATTGTCTGAGCCAGAAGGATTTAAAAGCTACGAGGAAGTCCAGACCTGGCTTTTAGCGTCTGAAGGAATCAAAGCATCTTACAAGGTTGTGCATGAAGTTGTCCGTTACAAACTAAAAGCGAAATTAAAAGCACCGCGCCCACGTAGCATAAAACAACACAAGGGCATAGAGGAAGACTTTAAAAAAAACTTCCGGCATGGCTAA
- a CDS encoding restriction endonuclease subunit R, whose amino-acid sequence MTTLNARNLSLEDIQGLFGFQEEYSESFTPVLSLEPFTELEQQELVQIRNDFDRYLTAGKVCKGQIKFLVVAPLMRLAGFYRYPMQITLEEDIADINIEDEDTKITGRMDILAVTKAKRITANTSFWILVIESKNSSVAPIEGLPQLLTYAYKSLQYQTSVWGLVTNGQYYQFVYIKQSDVLIYQLMPVLNFMESQRAIDLLQALKAICQL is encoded by the coding sequence ATGACAACTCTTAACGCTCGTAATTTGTCCCTAGAAGATATTCAAGGTCTTTTCGGCTTTCAAGAAGAATATAGCGAGTCATTTACTCCAGTTTTATCATTAGAACCTTTTACAGAATTGGAACAGCAGGAACTTGTACAAATACGGAATGACTTTGATAGATATTTAACAGCTGGCAAAGTTTGCAAAGGGCAAATAAAGTTTCTTGTAGTTGCACCTTTAATGCGTTTAGCGGGATTTTATCGCTATCCTATGCAGATTACTTTAGAAGAAGATATAGCAGATATCAATATAGAAGATGAAGATACAAAAATTACTGGCAGGATGGATATTTTAGCTGTTACGAAAGCGAAACGCATAACAGCTAATACATCTTTTTGGATATTGGTAATTGAATCTAAAAATAGTAGCGTTGCCCCAATAGAGGGTTTACCGCAATTGCTGACATATGCTTATAAAAGTTTACAGTATCAAACTTCGGTTTGGGGATTAGTCACAAACGGACAATATTATCAGTTTGTGTATATCAAACAAAGCGATGTCCTAATTTATCAGCTAATGCCAGTATTGAATTTTATGGAATCTCAACGTGCAATTGATTTGCTACAAGCTTTGAAAGCAATTTGTCAGTTATAG
- a CDS encoding XisI protein — protein MAKLEEYREYIKQLLTGYSQYEKSDSEVEAQTIFDTEHDHYQLVYVGWENKRRVYGCVLHLDIKNGKIWIQHNGTEANVGDELVALGVPKQDIVLGFHAPYKRQFTDFAVG, from the coding sequence ATGGCTAAATTAGAGGAATATAGAGAGTATATCAAGCAATTATTAACAGGATATAGTCAGTATGAAAAATCTGATAGTGAAGTGGAAGCACAGACTATATTTGATACTGAACACGACCACTACCAGTTAGTATATGTGGGTTGGGAAAACAAGCGGCGTGTATATGGTTGTGTATTACATTTAGATATTAAGAATGGGAAAATTTGGATTCAGCATAATGGAACGGAAGCTAATGTTGGTGATGAATTAGTAGCTTTAGGCGTTCCCAAACAAGATATAGTGTTAGGATTTCACGCACCTTATAAAAGACAGTTTACAGATTTTGCTGTCGGTTAA
- a CDS encoding XisH family protein gives MSAKDKFHDVVKLGLQKDGWTITDDPLRIEWGLVELYIDLGAEKIIAAEREGQKIAVEVKSFLGQSTISEFHTALGQFINYRFALSQEQPERILYLAVPSDTYETFFKLPFPQTIIQQYQLRLLIYDIENEVIVRWLN, from the coding sequence ATGTCAGCAAAAGATAAATTTCACGATGTTGTAAAATTAGGCTTACAAAAAGATGGCTGGACTATTACAGATGACCCTTTACGTATAGAGTGGGGCTTGGTTGAATTATATATTGATTTAGGAGCAGAAAAGATTATTGCGGCTGAAAGAGAAGGGCAAAAAATAGCTGTAGAGGTTAAGAGTTTTCTTGGTCAATCAACTATTTCCGAGTTTCATACCGCATTAGGACAATTTATCAACTATCGGTTTGCACTTTCCCAAGAACAACCAGAACGCATTTTATATTTAGCGGTTCCATCAGATACCTATGAAACTTTTTTTAAGCTACCATTTCCTCAAACGATAATTCAACAATATCAATTACGATTACTAATTTATGACATCGAAAATGAGGTGATTGTCAGATGGCTAAATTAG